From the Bacillus tuaregi genome, one window contains:
- a CDS encoding EAL domain-containing protein: MNFLNKNEPSPYLFEYKDVCVWEMSLESHKITYLSPTIETISGIPFDTIIQSPSLWQKYIYPEDLNIFLGLQKELSDGKANLYEYRIIRPDGKIRWLMSRTFFKGAEHVFGITINITGLKESEHQLVSSMKNLEVITNALHLTSEVTITDSEGTILYANNKFCELSKYSLEELIGQNHRIIKSGYHDDEVYKAMWETITQGKVWHGEIKNKSKDGSFYWADSTIVPLLDENGTPYQFIAIRKDITKKKEYEETLYELNFHHPLTHLPNGRSIELQLDKLCQKQGDFAVLNIGIDFFKYINNHYGFQTGNQVLIEVSNRLKTIRQTTENIVSHFSGDEFIIVLRDLQNISQAIELAERILQIINTPILLQEESLSVTASIGISLFPTDGKNGVDLIEKAGIALAKGKAIRKNHYHLFQNLMDVESYKKLNLQNDIQTALENNEFFIQYQPKFNTSQKVIGAEALVRWEHPKWGTVSPNEFITIAEETGLIIRLGEWILRSVCYQMMEWKQKGLHLVPISVNFSPIQFSDEKITDFIFDLLKETKVNPKLLDFEITENIIFDSYEDVLQKMVILKQKGIRFSIDDFGTGYSSLKTLKQLNFDQLKIDRSFIKDIQSSADSLQITKATIQLAHQLDMKVVAEGVENKKQFDILQEHHCDYIQGYYLSKPLLAKDFEALITHGKLGRADTFLSLKKTVPNRRQFFRILFKYPLLGSLTIHYLHDKHVSIGSSSILIEDIGAGGLCYVSNIKFPINKEIILGITTTLFEKDLSLQGKNVWCKSLDDGLFQYGFKFNPEEFEKYGMVPLMDQLKLEYNKELLLPDCSFIKITDRAQFFHH, encoded by the coding sequence ATGAATTTTTTAAATAAAAATGAGCCAAGCCCATACTTATTTGAATATAAGGATGTTTGTGTATGGGAAATGTCTCTCGAAAGCCATAAAATCACTTATTTATCTCCTACAATTGAAACAATATCAGGAATTCCTTTCGATACAATCATACAATCCCCTTCACTCTGGCAGAAATATATCTATCCAGAGGATCTCAATATCTTTTTAGGACTACAAAAAGAATTATCCGATGGGAAAGCAAATCTGTATGAATATCGCATCATCCGTCCCGATGGAAAAATTCGTTGGCTGATGAGCCGCACCTTTTTCAAAGGTGCCGAGCATGTGTTTGGAATTACGATCAATATTACTGGGCTGAAAGAGTCTGAACACCAATTAGTATCCAGTATGAAGAATCTAGAGGTAATCACAAATGCACTTCATTTAACCTCTGAAGTTACCATTACGGATTCCGAGGGGACCATTCTCTATGCAAACAACAAGTTTTGCGAGCTTTCAAAATATAGTTTGGAAGAATTAATCGGTCAAAATCATCGAATTATTAAATCCGGCTATCATGATGATGAAGTATATAAAGCAATGTGGGAGACGATTACCCAGGGAAAGGTCTGGCACGGGGAGATTAAAAACAAATCAAAGGATGGCAGCTTCTATTGGGCAGATAGTACCATTGTCCCACTATTAGATGAGAATGGAACTCCATATCAATTTATTGCCATTAGAAAAGATATCACGAAGAAAAAAGAATACGAAGAAACGCTGTATGAATTAAATTTCCACCATCCATTGACCCATTTACCTAATGGAAGAAGCATCGAATTACAATTAGATAAGCTGTGTCAAAAACAAGGAGACTTCGCTGTATTAAATATCGGGATTGATTTCTTTAAATATATTAACAATCACTATGGCTTTCAAACTGGGAATCAAGTGTTAATTGAAGTGTCTAATCGTCTAAAAACAATCAGACAAACAACTGAGAACATTGTCTCTCATTTTAGTGGTGACGAATTTATTATTGTATTAAGAGATTTACAGAATATAAGTCAAGCAATAGAATTGGCAGAAAGAATACTGCAAATCATTAATACGCCAATATTATTACAGGAAGAATCCTTATCCGTTACAGCTAGCATCGGTATCAGTTTATTCCCAACTGATGGAAAAAATGGAGTGGATTTAATCGAAAAAGCAGGTATTGCCTTAGCAAAGGGAAAAGCAATTCGAAAAAATCACTATCATCTATTCCAAAACTTAATGGATGTTGAATCCTATAAAAAGTTGAACCTGCAAAATGATATTCAAACAGCACTTGAAAATAATGAATTCTTTATTCAATACCAGCCGAAATTCAATACGAGTCAAAAAGTTATCGGTGCGGAAGCGTTAGTCCGCTGGGAGCATCCTAAATGGGGTACTGTGTCCCCAAACGAATTTATTACCATTGCAGAAGAAACCGGCTTAATTATCCGATTAGGTGAATGGATTTTAAGAAGTGTTTGCTATCAAATGATGGAATGGAAACAAAAAGGCTTGCATTTAGTCCCTATTTCTGTTAATTTTTCGCCCATTCAATTTTCCGATGAGAAGATTACTGATTTTATCTTTGACCTTTTAAAAGAAACGAAAGTTAATCCCAAATTACTCGATTTTGAAATTACGGAGAATATTATTTTTGATAGCTATGAAGATGTTTTGCAGAAAATGGTGATATTGAAGCAAAAAGGCATTAGGTTCTCTATCGATGATTTTGGCACTGGCTATTCTTCACTAAAAACATTAAAACAATTAAATTTCGACCAATTAAAAATAGACCGTTCCTTTATAAAGGATATTCAATCAAGCGCAGATAGTCTCCAAATTACAAAAGCAACCATTCAATTGGCCCATCAGTTAGATATGAAGGTAGTGGCTGAAGGTGTAGAAAACAAAAAGCAATTTGATATTTTACAAGAGCATCATTGTGATTATATCCAGGGCTATTACCTAAGTAAGCCACTTCTTGCCAAGGATTTTGAAGCATTAATCACACACGGCAAGCTTGGGAGAGCTGACACCTTTCTTTCGCTAAAAAAAACGGTTCCAAATCGAAGACAGTTTTTTAGGATTTTATTTAAATATCCACTCCTAGGCTCTTTAACGATTCATTATTTACATGATAAGCATGTATCAATCGGGAGCAGCTCCATTCTAATTGAAGATATTGGAGCAGGAGGTTTATGTTATGTATCAAATATTAAATTTCCCATTAATAAAGAGATTATCCTAGGAATTACAACTACACTCTTTGAGAAAGATTTGTCATTACAAGGCAAAAATGTCTGGTGTAAATCACTTGATGACGGGCTCTTTCAATACGGATTTAAGTTTAATCCAGAGGAGTTCGAAAAATACGGTATGGTACCCCTTATGGATCAATTAAAGCTAGAATATAATAAGGAGCTACTGCTACCCGACTGCAGCTTTATTAAAATTACTGATCGTGCTCAGTTCTTTCATCACTGA
- a CDS encoding DUF523 domain-containing protein: MIIVSACFAGFDVKYNGSNNVNVKIKELFDKGMAIPVCPEVLGGLSIPREPAEIVGGDGDDVLDGSAKVLTTTGRDVTEQFLKGAYETLKRVKEAGVTMVVLKERSPSCGSTMIYSGKFNGSKRPGNGVTSALLKRSGIQVVSEDHFIEYLERMDI; encoded by the coding sequence GTGATAATCGTGAGTGCTTGTTTTGCTGGCTTTGATGTAAAGTATAACGGTTCTAATAATGTGAATGTAAAAATAAAAGAGTTATTTGATAAAGGAATGGCCATTCCTGTCTGTCCTGAGGTACTTGGAGGATTGTCGATTCCAAGAGAGCCGGCTGAAATAGTTGGTGGAGATGGGGATGATGTACTGGATGGCTCTGCAAAAGTGCTGACAACAACCGGGAGAGATGTGACGGAGCAATTTTTGAAGGGAGCATATGAAACATTAAAAAGAGTGAAAGAAGCAGGAGTCACAATGGTTGTGTTAAAGGAACGCAGCCCTTCATGCGGCAGCACCATGATTTACAGTGGAAAATTTAATGGCAGCAAACGGCCTGGAAATGGCGTTACGTCTGCTTTATTAAAAAGAAGCGGAATTCAAGTAGTTTCTGAAGACCATTTTATTGAGTATCTTGAGAGAATGGATATTTGA
- a CDS encoding ABC transporter ATP-binding protein — MVLHMENVSLKRDGAWILQNVSWDIKKGEHWVLFGLNGSGKTAILNMLNAFHFPSNGQVTVLGKKFGKTYLGEELRKRIGFVSSALQEKLHQHDNAFEIVLSGAFASIGLYDRPTDRMRERAIDLLKQLGCFEYANRNYNTLSQGEKQRVLIGRALMAEPELLIFDEPTNGLDFIAREQLLDTIQAIAQRPDSPTMIYVTHHVEEILPVFNKTLLLKKGQVFSAGNTEKMISSQQLSEFFNIPVTVFWQNDRPFISR; from the coding sequence ATGGTACTACATATGGAAAATGTTTCGTTAAAAAGAGATGGCGCTTGGATATTACAAAATGTGTCCTGGGATATTAAAAAGGGAGAGCATTGGGTTCTATTTGGGTTGAACGGGTCAGGAAAAACAGCGATATTAAATATGTTAAATGCTTTCCATTTTCCTTCTAACGGTCAGGTAACTGTACTAGGCAAGAAATTTGGGAAGACCTATCTTGGGGAAGAGCTGCGCAAGAGGATTGGATTTGTTTCATCAGCACTTCAAGAAAAGCTTCACCAGCATGATAATGCATTTGAGATTGTGTTAAGTGGAGCGTTTGCCTCCATTGGTTTGTACGATCGACCGACGGATAGGATGAGAGAAAGGGCTATTGATCTATTAAAGCAGTTAGGTTGTTTTGAATATGCGAATCGTAATTACAATACTTTATCACAGGGAGAAAAACAGCGGGTTCTGATAGGACGTGCTTTGATGGCAGAGCCTGAGCTGCTCATATTCGATGAGCCAACGAATGGATTAGATTTTATAGCTAGAGAACAGCTGCTCGATACCATCCAAGCCATCGCTCAAAGACCAGATTCTCCTACCATGATTTATGTAACACATCATGTTGAAGAGATTTTACCTGTTTTTAACAAGACACTGCTATTAAAAAAGGGACAGGTGTTCTCCGCTGGGAATACTGAAAAAATGATATCCAGTCAACAGCTTTCTGAGTTCTTCAACATACCTGTTACTGTATTTTGGCAGAACGATCGACCATTTATATCAAGATAA